The region ATTTACGTTTAATAGTTACAGATTAACATATTTATAACTCATTTAACAAAAACACCATTTTAATACAAATATGCATATATAATAATTTTACACCTTTTAAATTAAATATTATTCAAAGAATGTTGCGTAATATGAATTATTTTCTATTTTTGCTTAAACTAAATTAAATTTTATGAAAAAAACGATACTATTTTTAGGAGTCTTACTATTAAGTACAATCTCTTATGCACAGTTTCAAATTTCTGCAAGTACAGGATATGCTATTAGTAGTGCCGGTATGAAATTAGGAGAAGAAATAGATGCTTCAGGAACAAAAAACACTTATGGAAGTTATGGACAAGGTGTAAATTTCCAGATTAGAGGAACGTATTTTTTTAATGACACCTTTGGAGCCGATTTAAGCCTTGGTTACTTACATGGTGACGATCAAACAATCTCTAAAGTAAATCTTGAAAATCAACAAGTAGATGCGATTGCAAGAGCACGTGCTTTTGGTGCATCTGCATCTGTAGTGTATAAATTTACTAATAACATTTATGGTCGTTTTGGAGCCTTAATTAAAATAGGCGGAAAAACAGAAGCTGTGGTAAGCAGTACTACAGTATTTGCTGATGCCGAAGCCACTGCTCTGGGTTTACCTTCTGGAAGTTATTCCGAAACCAATTATGTTGAAGATTTTCATGGAGTATTCCCTTTAGGATTTGTAGCTGCTTTTGGATATCAATATGACTTAACAAAAAATTTCAGTTTATTTGTAGAAGCTGAATATTTTGGAATCAGTTTAAAGCGTAAAGATTCAGAAATTCAAAGCTTTAACACAGACATTTTATTACCTGATGGAACAGTTGCTGTAGAAGGCTATTATTCATTAGATAACTTACCTGATGGTTACGATATTAAAACTGAATATGTAGATGAATTAGCACATACTAACACAGATTCTAAAGAACTTGCTGTTAAAGTACCTTATTCATCATTCGGACTTAACTTTGGAGTTACTTACAAATTTAAAAGTAAAGAATCGTCTAAAATTGAATAGATTTTAATACGTATATAGCAAAAAAAAGCGAGTATAAATTCTCGCTTTTTTTATGTTTTAAAATACATGATTAGTGATTTAATAGAACAACTATTAATGCTAAAATAGCAGGTAAAGCTTGGACAAAAAATATTTTTTTAGCCAATGTTTTTGCGCCATACATACCTGCAATAATCACACAACTAAGAAAGAAAATTCTAATATTAGTAACCCAATTAGTGTCTGAAACACAGAAAGACCAAATTAATCCAGCGGCTAAAAACCCATTATACAAACCTTGGTTGGCAGCCATTACTGTTGTTTCTTTAAATAAATGTTCTGGTAAAGTATTGAAGGTTTTCTTACCTACCGTTTGCCATGCAAACATTTCCATCCATAAAATATAAATGTGCTCCACAGCAACTATAGCTGTTAATATTTGTGCAATAATTTCCATAATAAAACCTGATTAATAAACAGTTGAAGTTACCAACAAATCTAGTAAAATAAGGCTACTAATAAAGAAACATATTGCATACTTTATTAAACTAAGTACTCGTTATAAGGTATTCTGTTATATATTGAAAGTTGCATTAATCTTCCTTACCATCGGACAAAAAAAAGAAGGCCGTAAAACGGCCTTCTAAATAAATATTATTATAAGGGATGTATTAGATACCTAATGCTTGTCCTCCACCAATCTGAACAGTTTCAGCTGTCATGAAAGAGGCATCTTTACTAGCTAAGAAAGAAACAACACCAGCAACTTCTTCTGGCTGACCTAATCTACCTAATAAAACACTGTTTGCCCAAGAAGCAAATACTTCTGGTTTAGTAGCTTTAATTTGCGCGTGGAAAGGCGTATCAATAGTACCAGGAGATACTGCGTTTACTCTAATTCCATATTCAGCTAAATCTTTCGCTAAAGCTCTAGTAATAGATTGCACACCACCTTTAGATACAGAATAAATTCCTGCTCCAGGTCCTGCACCATTCCAAGCTGCATTTGACGTATAGTTTATAATTGAAGGGTAGTCACTCTTTTTAAGGAAAGGGATAGCTGCTCTAGAAGCAAAGAATACTGAATCTAAATTTAAAGCCATAACAAATCTGTATTGTTCAGTTGTCATTTCTTCAAATCTAGCTCTTACACCAATACCACCAGTATTGTTTACAAGAACATCTATTTTACCATATTTTTCACCAATTTTAGTGATGTTCTCGGTAACAGCATCATCTTTAGTCATATCAAATCCTACATATTCAGCAGTGATTCCAGCAGCAGTAAGTTCAGCTACTCTCTCAGCACCAATTTCGTCTTCAATACCATTTAATACTACAGTATAACCATCTTGTCCTAATCTTTGAGCTACTGCGAAACCAATTCCACCTGTAGCACCTGTAATAACAGCGACTTTTTTTGAATTACTCATTTTATTTTATTTAATTATTTAACTTAGTTTTTTTATTCTACTGATTTGATTTCTCTTGCGAAATAATAGATTGCTCCAATACCTAGTGGTACAAATAATGCGATTGCAATAAATACAGGAGTATAAGAAACTTTTGCTACTATTGGTACGATAAAGTTCATAATAATAACAGAGAATACTCCTACCATTCCTCCCAGTCCAGCTAAAGAACCAACGTTTTTACCACTAAATAAATCACTTGGTAAGGTTTGTACA is a window of Formosa sediminum DNA encoding:
- a CDS encoding outer membrane beta-barrel protein, whose protein sequence is MKKTILFLGVLLLSTISYAQFQISASTGYAISSAGMKLGEEIDASGTKNTYGSYGQGVNFQIRGTYFFNDTFGADLSLGYLHGDDQTISKVNLENQQVDAIARARAFGASASVVYKFTNNIYGRFGALIKIGGKTEAVVSSTTVFADAEATALGLPSGSYSETNYVEDFHGVFPLGFVAAFGYQYDLTKNFSLFVEAEYFGISLKRKDSEIQSFNTDILLPDGTVAVEGYYSLDNLPDGYDIKTEYVDELAHTNTDSKELAVKVPYSSFGLNFGVTYKFKSKESSKIE
- a CDS encoding DUF1304 domain-containing protein encodes the protein MEIIAQILTAIVAVEHIYILWMEMFAWQTVGKKTFNTLPEHLFKETTVMAANQGLYNGFLAAGLIWSFCVSDTNWVTNIRIFFLSCVIIAGMYGAKTLAKKIFFVQALPAILALIVVLLNH
- a CDS encoding SDR family NAD(P)-dependent oxidoreductase, encoding MSNSKKVAVITGATGGIGFAVAQRLGQDGYTVVLNGIEDEIGAERVAELTAAGITAEYVGFDMTKDDAVTENITKIGEKYGKIDVLVNNTGGIGVRARFEEMTTEQYRFVMALNLDSVFFASRAAIPFLKKSDYPSIINYTSNAAWNGAGPGAGIYSVSKGGVQSITRALAKDLAEYGIRVNAVSPGTIDTPFHAQIKATKPEVFASWANSVLLGRLGQPEEVAGVVSFLASKDASFMTAETVQIGGGQALGI